The genomic region attctaaatTATGTTGATCAATCAGAGCTAGGTTATTTTGGAAGATAATGCGTCTTTTGAAAAGTTCATTCTGGCTGTAAATTTTTGCTACCAAATTAAGATTTATGACAAGCCAACAAtgttgtttaataaaatttagcCATTGTTGATTACTCTTTGAATCGTATAAACTAGTTAAGTTAGTTTCATGTTGGCTGATTTTTATTCTTAGCATTTAAAAGACATTTTTTGTGAACATGAGTTCTAAAATGAGTAGATTCATTGATAAGAAATAGGTTAGATATGAATAGcttaattcaaatatattattagttttttaaaatagccaaacaaaaaataaaccattaaatagcaataaaataaataattttttaatgttttaggaAATCTGCAATTTCTTCGTTCTTTCGATCCCATTGATCACGACAAATCTTGTACAGCACAGGAAACAATAAGAGTTATTAGTTTGgtccattttcttttatctaaGCGACGTCCCGTAAACATCAAAATCGTCCTGTCCATAACTCTTTCCCTACACTCCGAAGgtctctatctattatctatatcggGGGTGTCAAAAATACGGCCCGCGGGCCAGAGCTGGCCCGCAGTATAAGTTTAACAGTGTATTTAAattctaaaattattatttaacaccaaataaaaatacaagaatctagattctagaatataaataaaaataaaaaaattattacttaaaaaataattaattgttttttggatttatattattctaattgtttttcttgtcttGTGCTGATGTCTTTTTCAACAAAACGCAAAGTTGATACAGAATGCAGATCTTTTCAAAAAAAGTGGAAACTGGAATATTTCTTTGCCGATTTAAATCGGAAACCTACTTGTTTGGTCTGTAGACAAGAAATTTCAGTTGTCAAAGAATATAACATTCGACGACATTACCAAACCCACCATGCTCATGAATACAATAATTTGATgggaaaaattagaaaagagaaGTACGATGCACTACTTGCATGTTTGCGGAATCAGCAAT from Octopus sinensis unplaced genomic scaffold, ASM634580v1 Contig09264, whole genome shotgun sequence harbors:
- the LOC115228042 gene encoding general transcription factor II-I repeat domain-containing protein 2-like → MSFSTKRKVDTECRSFQKKWKLEYFFADLNRKPTCLVCRQEISVVKEYNIRRHYQTHHAHEYNNLMGKIRKEKYDALLACLRNQQSSFSKFRDDSEAAVKASYVISREIALASKPYFYKNMYYESY